One genomic region from Epinephelus fuscoguttatus linkage group LG8, E.fuscoguttatus.final_Chr_v1 encodes:
- the LOC125892749 gene encoding uncharacterized protein LOC125892749 isoform X1, protein MPVTVVKDKGVTVITVAASRNSTSPPLCQILKALCYSPMCCSVNRGMMQTSATACLGVMQIMVGLFNIGLGPGRTSLHPGDFAHLGVAYWLGGVLIAVGIMSLLAGWFPSRCLVVLAVIMNIIGAIFTIVGVVLYGIDIYDVSNADMCDWGRARNSDMCESLQYFFQCLVVAMDITMIILTVLQLCVSICIGTRALCCLNEKEQGGRADEADQPLLKEVLMTSPGA, encoded by the exons ATGCCTGTCACTGTTGTTAAAGACAAGGGGGTGACTGTGATCACTGTGGCGGCGAGCAGGAACAGCACGTCTCCACCGCTGTGTCAAATCCTGAAGGCTCTCTGCTACAGTCCGATGTGCTGCTCTGTGAACAGGGGGATGATGCAGACCAGTGCGACTGCATGTCTCGGG GTTATGCAGATCATGGTGGGGCTGTTCAACATCGGACTCGGGCCAGGACGAACAAGCCTCCATCCTGGGGATTTTGCCCATTTGGGAGTTGCTTACTGGCTGGGTGGTGTG CTTATCGCAGTCGGAATCATGTCCCTTCTTGCCGGCTGGTTCCCCTCTCGGTGCCTG GTGGTCCTCGCTGTGATAATGAACATAATCGGAGCTATCTTCACCATTGTTGGCGTTGTGCTATACGGCATAGACATCTATGATGTCTCTAATGCCGACATGTGTGACTGGGGCAGGGCTCGTAATTCTGATATGTGCGAAAGTTTGCAGTACTTTTTCCAG tgtttggtGGTGGCCATGGACATTACTATGATCATCCTGACTGTTCTCCAGCTGTGTGTCAGCATCTGCATCGGCACCAGGGCTCTGTGTTGCTTGAATGAGAAAGAG CAGGGCGGCAGAGCTGATGAGGCTGACCAGCCACTGCTGAAGGAAGTCCTCATGACCAGTCCTGGTGCTTAA
- the LOC125892749 gene encoding uncharacterized protein LOC125892749 isoform X2, with protein MPVTVVKDKGVTVITVAASRNSTSPPLCQILKALCYSPMCCSVNRGMMQTSATACLGVMQIMVGLFNIGLGPGRTSLHPGDFAHLGVAYWLGGVLIAVGIMSLLAGWFPSRCLVVLAVIMNIIGAIFTIVGVVLYGIDIYDVSNADMCDWGRARNSDMCESLQYFFQCLVVAMDITMIILTVLQLCVSICIGTRALCCLNEKEGGRADEADQPLLKEVLMTSPGA; from the exons ATGCCTGTCACTGTTGTTAAAGACAAGGGGGTGACTGTGATCACTGTGGCGGCGAGCAGGAACAGCACGTCTCCACCGCTGTGTCAAATCCTGAAGGCTCTCTGCTACAGTCCGATGTGCTGCTCTGTGAACAGGGGGATGATGCAGACCAGTGCGACTGCATGTCTCGGG GTTATGCAGATCATGGTGGGGCTGTTCAACATCGGACTCGGGCCAGGACGAACAAGCCTCCATCCTGGGGATTTTGCCCATTTGGGAGTTGCTTACTGGCTGGGTGGTGTG CTTATCGCAGTCGGAATCATGTCCCTTCTTGCCGGCTGGTTCCCCTCTCGGTGCCTG GTGGTCCTCGCTGTGATAATGAACATAATCGGAGCTATCTTCACCATTGTTGGCGTTGTGCTATACGGCATAGACATCTATGATGTCTCTAATGCCGACATGTGTGACTGGGGCAGGGCTCGTAATTCTGATATGTGCGAAAGTTTGCAGTACTTTTTCCAG tgtttggtGGTGGCCATGGACATTACTATGATCATCCTGACTGTTCTCCAGCTGTGTGTCAGCATCTGCATCGGCACCAGGGCTCTGTGTTGCTTGAATGAGAAAGAG GGCGGCAGAGCTGATGAGGCTGACCAGCCACTGCTGAAGGAAGTCCTCATGACCAGTCCTGGTGCTTAA
- the LOC125892745 gene encoding membrane-spanning 4-domains subfamily A member 4D-like isoform X1, with the protein MSFNVVKDKGVTVITVAADEKSMLPPLCQIMKSLCYSPVCCSVNRGMIQTSVAVALGTIQIMVGLFNIGLGPGRTSLHPDDFAHLGVAYWLGGVFILTGIMSILAGQFPSRCLVISSVVINIIGSLITIFGVVLYAIDIFDVTDANMCDWERYKSREDDNCTSVMHFFQRIVVAMDITMIVLTVLQLCVSINMTLLGIKGVCTLRKGKQGGRADEADQPLLKEVLMTSPGA; encoded by the exons ATGTCCTTCAATGTTGTTAAAGACAAGGGAGTGACTGTGATCACTGTGGCGGCTGACGAGAAGAGCATGTTACCACCGCTGTGTCAGATCATGAAGTCTCTCTGCTACAGTCCGGTATGCTGCTCAGTGAACAGGGGGATGATACAGACCAGTGTGGCTGTGGCTCTCGGG ACCATACAGATCATGGTGGGGCTGTTCAACATCGGACTCGGGCCAGGACGAACAAGCCTCCATCCTGATGATTTTGCCCATTTGGGAGTTGCGTACTGGCTGGGTGGTGTG TTCATCTTAACTGGAATCATGTCCATTCTTGCCGGCCAGTTCCCCTCGCGGTGCCTG GTGATCTCTTCCGTGGTGATAAACATAATCGGATCTCTCATCACCATTTTTGGCGTTGTGCTCTACGCCATAGACATCTTTGATGTCACGGATGCCAACATGTGTGACTGGGAAAGGTACAAATCTCGTGAAGATGACAACTGCACATCAGTCATGCACTTTTTCCAG CGCATAGTGGTGGCCATGGACATTACTATGATCGTCCTGACTGTtctgcagctgtgtgtctcCATCAACATGACTCTTCTGGGCATCAAGGGTGTGTGCACGCTGAGGAAGGGAAAG CAGGGCGGCAGAGCTGACGAGGCTGACCAGCCACTGTTGAAGGAAGTCCTCATGACCAGTCCTGGTGCCTAA
- the LOC125892745 gene encoding membrane-spanning 4-domains subfamily A member 4D-like isoform X2, whose translation MSFNVVKDKGVTVITVAADEKSMLPPLCQIMKSLCYSPVCCSVNRGMIQTSVAVALGTIQIMVGLFNIGLGPGRTSLHPDDFAHLGVAYWLGGVFILTGIMSILAGQFPSRCLVISSVVINIIGSLITIFGVVLYAIDIFDVTDANMCDWERYKSREDDNCTSVMHFFQRIVVAMDITMIVLTVLQLCVSINMTLLGIKGVCTLRKGKGGRADEADQPLLKEVLMTSPGA comes from the exons ATGTCCTTCAATGTTGTTAAAGACAAGGGAGTGACTGTGATCACTGTGGCGGCTGACGAGAAGAGCATGTTACCACCGCTGTGTCAGATCATGAAGTCTCTCTGCTACAGTCCGGTATGCTGCTCAGTGAACAGGGGGATGATACAGACCAGTGTGGCTGTGGCTCTCGGG ACCATACAGATCATGGTGGGGCTGTTCAACATCGGACTCGGGCCAGGACGAACAAGCCTCCATCCTGATGATTTTGCCCATTTGGGAGTTGCGTACTGGCTGGGTGGTGTG TTCATCTTAACTGGAATCATGTCCATTCTTGCCGGCCAGTTCCCCTCGCGGTGCCTG GTGATCTCTTCCGTGGTGATAAACATAATCGGATCTCTCATCACCATTTTTGGCGTTGTGCTCTACGCCATAGACATCTTTGATGTCACGGATGCCAACATGTGTGACTGGGAAAGGTACAAATCTCGTGAAGATGACAACTGCACATCAGTCATGCACTTTTTCCAG CGCATAGTGGTGGCCATGGACATTACTATGATCGTCCTGACTGTtctgcagctgtgtgtctcCATCAACATGACTCTTCTGGGCATCAAGGGTGTGTGCACGCTGAGGAAGGGAAAG GGCGGCAGAGCTGACGAGGCTGACCAGCCACTGTTGAAGGAAGTCCTCATGACCAGTCCTGGTGCCTAA